From one Lycium barbarum isolate Lr01 chromosome 6, ASM1917538v2, whole genome shotgun sequence genomic stretch:
- the LOC132644380 gene encoding calcium uniporter protein 5, mitochondrial-like: MWRSSSYYMLKQTIARAKSTCGISYEHGWSTRLLSSVRENKNGNTSELEEGKRLMRLVNVEELKRRLLGMDESNKEAIGYSELLRACQSIGLAKTKDEAVSFARLLDQAGVVWLFRDKVYLHPHKVVDEIRRAVPLALLPEDDPTKDELKNLQEKKDKIDEIAHKQVRRILWTGMGAGLLQIGLFFRLTFWEFSWDVMEPIAFFGTATGAILGYVYFLFTSRDPTYQDLLKRLFCSRQSRLIQQNNFDIHRFVELQRKCKLPINGQASLKYRLGIELEPEDLLHGHWNTSRQALHFLRGG, from the exons ATGTGGAGAAGTAGTTCATATTATATGTTGAAACAGACAATTGCAAGGGCAAAGTCCACCTGCGGGATCAGTTATGAACATGGGTGGTCGACCCGATTGCTGAGTTCGGTGAGGGAAAACAAGAATGGGAATACAAGTGAATTAGAGGAGGGAAAGAGGTTGATGAGATTGGTGAATGTGGAGGAGCTCAAGAGGAGGCTGCTAGGGATGGATGAGAGTAATAAAGAGGCTATTGGGTATTCGGAGCTGTTGAGAGCGTGTCAGAGTATTGGTTTGGCCAAGACAAAAGACGAGGCTGTGTCTTTTGCAAGACTTCTTGATCAAGCCGGAGTTGTTTGGCTATTCAGGGATAAAGTTTATCTTCACCCTCATAAG GtagttgatgaaattagaagggCAGTACCTCTAGCACTTCTACCTGAAGATGACCCTACAAAAGATGAGCTAAAGAATCTGCAGGAAAAGAAGGATAAAATTGATGAGATTGCACATAAGCAGGTCCGCCGCATTTTGTGGACTGGAATGGGAGCTGGTCTTTTACAGATTGGCCTCTTCTTCCGCCTTACCTTCTGGGAATTCTCTTGGGATGTAATGGAACCAATAGCGTTTTTCGGTACTGCTACTGGGGCAATACTAGGTTATGTTTACTTCCTCTTTACTTCAAGAGACCCAACATACCAAGATTTGTTGAAGAGGCTTTTTTGTTCAAGGCAAAGTAGGCTCATCCAACAGAATAATTTTGACATTCACAGGTTTGTCGAGTTGCAAAGAAAATGCAAATTACCCATCAATGGCCAAGCCTCGTTGAAATATCGGTTAGGGATTGAACTGGAACCAGAGGATCTTTTACATGGTCACTGGAACACATCAAGGCAAGCCCTTCATTTTCTCAGAGGAGGCTGA